The proteins below come from a single Crossiella sp. CA-258035 genomic window:
- a CDS encoding NAD(P)-binding domain-containing protein, which translates to MIMQRVCVIGAGSSGIAAAQVLQARGIEFTCFETGSRVGGNWRYDNDNGMSSAYRSLHINTSRQQMEYASFPMPATLPDYPSHTQIAAYFDSFVEHFGLHRHIRFQTEVTNVRPEPGGGYQVTTRSTVDGSEQTERFRAVLVANGHHWDPRWPEPAFPGADTFSGAQLHAHHYRTPDVLVGKRVLVLGFGNSACDIAVESSRVVDRTLLAFRRGEYVLPKYFFGRPTDTLSSPFLTRTLPMFARRLLLGAFLRLKIGKMSDYGLPDPQHKLFAAHPTVSEDLLSRLGHGDIQIRPNIARFEGDTVHFTNGTSEPVDLVIYCTGYRITFPFLGEDIIKPVDNHIDLYRRIASVDHPGLYFIGLIQPLGAVMPLAEAQASWIADLLDGTTTLPSQDTMRRSIADYQRAQRKRYVASKRHTIQVDFHPYLHELTQDRRTRHRQPHP; encoded by the coding sequence ATGATCATGCAGCGGGTCTGTGTCATCGGCGCGGGTTCATCAGGGATCGCCGCGGCCCAGGTGCTCCAGGCGCGGGGGATCGAGTTCACCTGTTTCGAGACCGGCTCGCGGGTGGGCGGGAACTGGCGCTACGACAACGACAACGGCATGTCCTCGGCCTACCGGTCGCTGCACATCAACACCTCCCGGCAGCAGATGGAGTACGCGAGCTTCCCGATGCCGGCCACCCTGCCCGACTACCCCAGCCACACCCAGATCGCGGCCTACTTCGACTCCTTCGTCGAACACTTCGGCCTGCACCGCCACATCCGCTTCCAGACCGAGGTGACCAACGTCCGCCCCGAGCCCGGCGGCGGCTACCAGGTCACCACCCGGTCCACAGTGGACGGATCAGAGCAGACCGAGCGCTTCCGCGCCGTCCTGGTCGCCAACGGCCACCACTGGGACCCCCGCTGGCCCGAACCCGCCTTCCCCGGCGCCGACACCTTCTCCGGCGCCCAGTTGCACGCCCACCACTACCGCACCCCCGACGTCCTGGTGGGAAAACGGGTGCTGGTACTGGGTTTCGGCAACTCGGCCTGCGACATCGCGGTGGAGAGCTCCCGCGTCGTCGACCGCACCCTGCTGGCCTTCCGCCGCGGTGAGTACGTGCTGCCCAAGTACTTCTTCGGCCGCCCCACCGACACCCTGAGCAGCCCCTTCCTGACCCGAACCCTGCCGATGTTCGCCCGCCGCCTGCTGCTGGGCGCCTTCCTGCGCCTGAAGATCGGCAAGATGTCGGACTACGGCCTGCCCGACCCCCAGCACAAACTCTTCGCCGCCCATCCCACCGTCTCCGAGGACCTGCTCAGCCGCCTGGGCCACGGCGACATCCAGATCCGCCCCAACATCGCCAGGTTCGAGGGCGACACGGTCCACTTCACCAACGGCACCAGCGAACCAGTCGACCTGGTCATCTACTGCACCGGCTACCGGATCACCTTCCCCTTCCTGGGCGAGGACATCATCAAGCCCGTCGACAACCACATCGACCTGTACCGCCGAATCGCCTCGGTGGACCACCCCGGCCTCTACTTCATCGGCCTCATCCAACCCCTGGGCGCCGTCATGCCCCTGGCCGAAGCCCAGGCCTCGTGGATCGCCGACCTCCTGGACGGCACCACCACCCTGCCGAGCCAGGACACCATGCGCCGCAGCATCGCCGATTACCAACGCGCCCAACGCAAGCGCTACGTTGCCTCCAAACGCCACACCATCCAGGTCGACTTCCACCCCTACCTCCACGAACTGACCCAAGACCGCCGCACCCGCCACCGCCAACCCCACCCCTGA
- a CDS encoding TetR/AcrR family transcriptional regulator, with the protein MPTQTWTNLPGPRRDRVLAAAVAEFGRHGYSGGSLNVIAQEAGVAKGSLFQYFTDKFDFFLHVTEHTALRVRAALDPWLDRLDPGAGFAESVLDAAQAWMSYFADHPADRGMVAAINLELDPAIRAVVLGPVHQRYREALLPHFARAREHGTLHAGADLDALLALFLVLLPHLALAPFEPGIDGALGLHGRPVAELRAQAARLIRPVLAGFGVAGQTG; encoded by the coding sequence GTGCCCACTCAGACGTGGACGAACCTGCCGGGACCGCGCCGGGACCGGGTGCTGGCCGCCGCCGTCGCGGAGTTCGGCAGGCACGGCTACTCCGGCGGCAGCCTCAACGTGATCGCCCAAGAGGCCGGGGTCGCCAAGGGTTCGCTGTTCCAGTACTTCACGGACAAGTTCGACTTCTTCCTGCACGTCACCGAGCACACCGCGCTGCGGGTGCGGGCGGCGCTGGACCCGTGGCTGGACCGGCTCGACCCCGGGGCCGGGTTCGCCGAGTCGGTGCTGGACGCGGCGCAGGCGTGGATGTCCTACTTCGCCGATCATCCCGCCGATCGCGGGATGGTCGCGGCGATCAACCTGGAGCTGGACCCGGCGATCCGCGCGGTGGTGCTCGGGCCGGTGCACCAGCGCTACCGGGAGGCGCTGCTGCCGCACTTCGCGCGCGCCCGGGAGCACGGCACGCTGCACGCCGGGGCGGATCTGGACGCGTTGCTCGCGCTGTTCCTGGTGTTGCTGCCGCATCTGGCGCTGGCTCCGTTCGAGCCGGGGATCGACGGGGCGCTGGGCTTGCACGGGCGGCCGGTGGCGGAACTGCGCGCGCAGGCCGCGCGGCTGATCCGGCCGGTGCTCGCCGGGTTCGGGGTGGCGGGGCAGACCGGGTGA
- a CDS encoding glycoside hydrolase family 28 protein has translation MGSSRRDFLRVTGLAAGGALLPGAALASQAPTSADPWDAVPGILARVVPPSFPARDFPITGYGGKGDGKADNTAAFRAAIAACGQAGGGRVVVPAGTFLTGAVHLTSNVNLHIQSGGIIRFATDPKKFLPVVRTRWQGIECMNYSPFIYAYEATNVALTGAGRIDGQAGNGPWFDFDPKRQPDWERLQKMAVDDVPVERRVFGGGHFLKPNMIQFYRCRNVLVEGLDIRSPAMWTIHPVLCRNVTVRGVTVHSRGGMVDGVDPEASSDVHVTGCTFDTGDDGVVIKSGRDIDGRRVGVPSANIVIEECAFLGRWGAIAVGSEMSGGVRNVFAQDITIRPGPDYQTFHAVYIKTNKRRGSTVDGVHVRRLVADKIGRGAVFITMNYNLTGPGFGPIAYPAVRNVTLDRLTVRGTPWAVRLDGLAESHIQDVQVSNSTFTEVADAGISIRNADRTVFRNVQVNGKPVL, from the coding sequence ATGGGGTCGTCTCGGCGGGACTTCCTGAGGGTGACCGGGCTGGCCGCTGGGGGTGCGTTGCTGCCCGGGGCCGCGCTCGCGAGCCAGGCTCCCACCTCGGCTGATCCGTGGGACGCGGTGCCGGGGATTCTGGCCCGGGTCGTGCCGCCGTCGTTTCCCGCGCGGGACTTCCCCATCACCGGCTACGGCGGCAAGGGGGACGGCAAGGCGGACAACACCGCCGCGTTCCGGGCCGCCATCGCCGCCTGTGGGCAGGCCGGAGGTGGGCGGGTGGTGGTGCCCGCGGGGACCTTCCTGACCGGGGCTGTTCACCTGACCAGTAACGTCAACCTGCATATACAGTCCGGCGGTATAATCAGGTTCGCTACCGATCCGAAGAAGTTCCTGCCGGTGGTGCGGACCCGGTGGCAGGGGATCGAGTGCATGAACTACTCGCCCTTCATCTACGCCTACGAGGCCACCAACGTGGCGCTGACCGGGGCTGGGCGCATCGACGGGCAGGCGGGCAACGGGCCGTGGTTCGACTTCGACCCGAAGCGGCAGCCGGACTGGGAGCGGCTGCAGAAGATGGCGGTGGATGACGTGCCGGTGGAGCGGCGAGTGTTCGGGGGCGGGCACTTCCTGAAGCCGAACATGATCCAGTTCTACCGGTGCCGGAACGTGCTGGTGGAGGGGCTCGACATCCGGAGTCCGGCGATGTGGACCATTCATCCGGTGCTGTGCCGCAATGTCACGGTGCGCGGGGTCACCGTGCACAGCCGGGGCGGCATGGTGGACGGGGTGGATCCGGAGGCCAGTTCCGACGTGCATGTGACCGGGTGCACGTTCGACACCGGCGATGACGGCGTGGTGATCAAGTCGGGGCGGGACATCGACGGGCGCCGGGTGGGGGTGCCCAGTGCGAACATCGTGATCGAGGAGTGCGCGTTCCTGGGGCGCTGGGGCGCGATCGCGGTGGGCAGTGAGATGTCCGGCGGGGTGCGCAACGTATTCGCGCAGGACATCACCATCCGGCCGGGGCCGGACTACCAGACCTTCCACGCGGTCTACATCAAGACCAACAAGCGGCGGGGTAGCACCGTGGACGGGGTGCACGTGCGCAGACTTGTCGCTGACAAGATTGGCCGGGGCGCGGTGTTCATCACCATGAACTACAACCTGACCGGGCCTGGGTTCGGGCCGATCGCCTACCCGGCCGTGCGCAACGTCACGTTGGACCGGCTCACCGTGCGCGGCACGCCCTGGGCGGTGCGCCTGGACGGCCTCGCGGAAAGCCACATCCAGGACGTCCAGGTCAGCAACAGCACGTTCACCGAGGTCGCGGACGCCGGCATCTCGATCAGGAACGCCGATCGGACCGTGTTCCGCAATGTGCAGGTGAATGGCAAACCGGTCCTCTGA
- a CDS encoding SsgA family sporulation/cell division regulator: MREEHAEIRTTTMFNLLVAPPVPVEVELGYSTTDPYAVRAVFNPGGSQSVEWILARDLLADGLISDSGEGDVKMWPIPDQLELVVIEFTTPAGHARFTADAEELAEFLNRSYELIAPGTEHEWFDFEHELTHLGNAN, translated from the coding sequence ATGCGCGAGGAGCACGCGGAGATCCGGACCACCACGATGTTCAACCTGCTGGTGGCACCGCCGGTGCCGGTGGAGGTCGAACTGGGTTACTCGACCACCGACCCGTACGCGGTACGCGCGGTGTTCAACCCCGGTGGCAGCCAGAGCGTGGAGTGGATCCTCGCTCGGGACCTGCTGGCCGACGGGCTGATCAGCGACAGCGGCGAGGGCGACGTCAAGATGTGGCCGATCCCGGATCAGCTGGAGCTGGTCGTGATCGAGTTCACCACCCCGGCCGGGCACGCCCGGTTCACCGCTGACGCCGAGGAACTGGCGGAGTTCCTCAACCGCAGCTACGAGCTCATCGCCCCCGGCACCGAGCACGAGTGGTTCGACTTCGAGCACGAGCTCACCCACCTGGGCAACGCGAACTGA
- a CDS encoding DUF4239 domain-containing protein: MLWNSLLIVGGAIGISVLAAYVVDRCVRRESRARYHDVSGHFFAAVGAFYAILVAFVVVAVWEDMEAAKKNTYAEANALPGLYFASTAFSDKDKAAFQDIAVSYARTVIVDEWPELREGQASAKVEDVAKRMRRAIVSMDVETARQEGLYSAMIERVNTINTMRRERLNEAHTSVPRFFWVGLIIGGVLVIGFALFFGPPGFLPHALMIAVLAALVSASLYFTYLMDHPFRGEVAVTPEAFRIALVQMGQTPP, translated from the coding sequence GTGCTGTGGAACAGCCTGCTGATCGTGGGCGGGGCCATCGGAATCAGCGTCCTGGCCGCCTACGTGGTGGACCGTTGCGTCCGGCGTGAGTCGCGGGCCCGCTACCACGACGTCTCCGGCCACTTCTTCGCCGCGGTCGGCGCTTTCTACGCGATCCTGGTCGCCTTCGTGGTGGTCGCGGTGTGGGAGGACATGGAGGCGGCGAAGAAGAACACCTACGCCGAGGCGAACGCGTTGCCGGGCCTGTACTTCGCCTCGACCGCCTTCTCCGACAAGGACAAGGCCGCCTTCCAGGACATCGCCGTCAGCTACGCGCGCACCGTGATCGTGGACGAGTGGCCGGAGCTGCGCGAGGGCCAGGCCAGCGCCAAGGTCGAGGACGTGGCCAAGCGGATGCGCCGGGCCATCGTGTCGATGGACGTGGAGACCGCGCGCCAGGAAGGCCTGTACTCGGCCATGATCGAGCGGGTCAACACGATCAACACCATGCGCCGGGAACGGCTCAACGAGGCGCACACCTCGGTGCCCCGGTTCTTCTGGGTCGGGTTGATCATCGGCGGGGTGCTGGTCATCGGGTTCGCGTTGTTCTTCGGCCCGCCGGGTTTCCTGCCGCACGCGCTGATGATCGCGGTGCTGGCCGCGCTGGTGTCGGCCTCCCTCTACTTCACCTACCTGATGGACCACCCGTTCCGGGGCGAGGTCGCGGTGACCCCCGAGGCCTTCCGCATCGCCTTGGTCCAGATGGGACAGACACCACCGTGA
- a CDS encoding ABC transporter substrate-binding protein — protein sequence MTDPPRIGVALPRSGRLAPLGDPLAYATEHFRGLALTAHGRPIEFRTADHESTVDGARRAVRRLAADGARLVTALGGTTVLPALAAAATEAGLPFLSTALPWQVHRAGCPAGTFHFCWGLDDIARTFTDLWSRVPGADPVGLLWNNGPQGAALRDPAMGFLPVARQARPLVDPGGYPEPAAEHTAAIAAFHAGGARIVSSAATTADLAGFSAAAGQLGLRLITCSRWLAYPFGLEHPALDRVATVVAWSPRHRCVSSVDGRSAAELAAAYRRDTGRSWLPPLGLAHALLEVAAHAVRTAADPDDPAAVREALSRTDIHTIAGRLDWTRGPAPRIAALPLAGGQWRHGAGGPELRIVAADRVAAVTPDGDLVEALRR from the coding sequence GTGACTGACCCGCCGCGGATCGGGGTCGCGCTGCCCCGCTCCGGCCGCCTGGCCCCGCTGGGCGACCCACTCGCCTATGCCACCGAACACTTCCGCGGCCTCGCCCTGACCGCGCACGGTCGCCCGATCGAGTTCCGCACCGCCGACCACGAGTCCACAGTGGACGGAGCGCGACGCGCGGTCCGGCGACTGGCCGCCGACGGGGCCCGGCTGGTCACCGCGCTGGGCGGCACCACCGTGCTGCCCGCACTGGCCGCCGCCGCGACCGAGGCGGGCCTGCCCTTCCTGTCCACCGCGCTGCCCTGGCAGGTGCACCGCGCCGGCTGCCCCGCGGGCACGTTCCACTTCTGCTGGGGCCTGGACGACATCGCCCGCACCTTCACCGACCTGTGGTCCCGCGTTCCCGGCGCCGACCCGGTCGGCCTGCTCTGGAACAACGGCCCGCAAGGCGCCGCCCTCCGCGATCCCGCGATGGGCTTCCTGCCCGTGGCCCGCCAGGCCCGCCCGCTGGTCGACCCCGGCGGCTACCCCGAACCCGCCGCCGAGCACACCGCCGCCATCGCCGCCTTCCACGCCGGGGGCGCGCGCATCGTCAGCAGCGCGGCCACCACCGCCGACCTCGCCGGGTTCAGCGCCGCCGCCGGCCAGCTGGGCCTGCGGCTGATCACCTGTTCCCGTTGGCTGGCCTACCCGTTCGGCCTGGAGCACCCCGCGCTGGACCGGGTCGCCACCGTGGTCGCCTGGTCACCCCGGCACCGGTGCGTGTCCAGTGTGGACGGACGATCCGCGGCGGAGCTGGCCGCGGCCTACCGGCGCGACACCGGCCGATCCTGGTTGCCGCCCTTGGGGTTGGCGCACGCGCTGCTGGAGGTGGCTGCCCACGCGGTGCGCACCGCGGCCGACCCGGACGATCCCGCCGCGGTGCGCGAAGCCCTCTCCCGCACCGACATCCACACCATCGCGGGCAGGCTCGACTGGACCCGCGGCCCGGCCCCGCGGATCGCCGCGCTGCCGCTGGCCGGCGGGCAGTGGCGGCACGGGGCCGGGGGACCGGAGCTGCGGATCGTGGCCGCCGACCGGGTCGCCGCCGTGACACCTGACGGCGACCTGGTCGAGGCGCTCAGGCGCTGA
- a CDS encoding ion transporter, translated as MRSRVRGLVDSTRFQQLIVAVIVVNAIALGLQTVPAIEREYGSIVDTVDQWALGVFVIELALRLYAHGREFFRDPWSCFDLLIVLISLAPFAHGSSVLRALRIIRVLRLLSVLPNLRRVVAALLSAVPAVLSIVAVLTLLLYVAGVMATNLYGTAPGGYFSDLGASMLTLFQIITGDAWSDVMREVMTEYPLAWIFFVGFVLLGTFTVLNLFIATMVSAMESQIAAEHKATIPEPRAAEDEQAVLLELRALRAEIRELRKARD; from the coding sequence TTGCGCAGCAGGGTTCGCGGCCTCGTCGACTCGACCAGGTTCCAGCAGCTGATCGTCGCCGTCATCGTGGTCAACGCGATCGCGCTCGGGCTGCAGACCGTGCCCGCCATCGAACGCGAGTACGGGTCCATTGTGGACACCGTCGACCAGTGGGCGCTGGGCGTGTTCGTGATCGAGCTCGCCTTACGCCTCTACGCGCACGGGCGGGAGTTCTTCCGCGACCCGTGGAGCTGCTTCGACCTGCTCATCGTGCTGATCTCGCTGGCCCCCTTCGCACACGGCTCCTCGGTGCTGCGCGCGCTGCGCATCATCCGGGTGCTGCGCCTGCTCTCCGTGCTGCCCAACCTGCGCCGGGTGGTGGCCGCCCTGCTCAGCGCGGTGCCCGCGGTGCTCTCCATCGTCGCGGTGCTCACCCTGCTGCTCTACGTGGCCGGGGTGATGGCCACCAACCTCTACGGCACCGCGCCCGGCGGCTACTTCAGCGACCTGGGCGCCTCGATGCTCACCCTGTTCCAGATCATCACCGGCGACGCCTGGTCCGACGTCATGCGCGAGGTGATGACCGAGTACCCGCTGGCCTGGATCTTCTTCGTCGGGTTCGTGCTGCTGGGCACCTTCACCGTGCTGAACCTGTTCATCGCCACCATGGTCAGCGCGATGGAGTCCCAGATCGCCGCCGAGCACAAGGCCACCATCCCGGAACCGCGCGCCGCCGAGGACGAGCAGGCGGTGCTGCTGGAGCTGCGGGCGCTCCGGGCCGAGATCCGCGAACTGCGCAAGGCCCGTGACTGA
- a CDS encoding MFS transporter — MRTGDEVVQELPWRWGTQGTIFLIGGLGFMFDAWDVALNGYLIPLVGAEWNLSTAERGWVGTANLIGMAVGAFAWGGIADLIGRKKAFSLTLLMFSVFTVAGAASPDYVTFCVFRFLAGIGLGGCIPVDYALVGEFTPAKVRGRVLTALDIWWPLGATLCGLVSTALLPLKDWRLLLLVMVLPALLVFWVRLSVPESPMYLVRRGRDAEARAVIDRLVERTGATPQPWTLPEKQAVPTLSMTSMLSQLRALWTHSARTTSAMWAVFLTVFVLYYGALTWLPSILRAQGYGDYAAFMVTTLMTAVGVLGVLISAWLVETVGRKWVIGASAPLAALALVLFALHLDLPGYAYLWIGAYGLLIQVTIPALYAYVSEVYPTALRASGFGWASTVSRIGAGFVPVIFGSLLWPLLGLPLTFLVVGAAVAVSVLWLAFAAPETRSRELDRIG, encoded by the coding sequence GTGAGAACAGGCGATGAGGTGGTGCAGGAACTGCCGTGGCGGTGGGGAACCCAGGGCACGATCTTCCTCATCGGCGGGCTCGGGTTCATGTTCGACGCCTGGGACGTGGCCCTCAACGGCTACCTGATCCCCCTGGTCGGCGCCGAGTGGAACCTCTCCACCGCCGAACGCGGCTGGGTCGGCACCGCCAACCTGATCGGCATGGCCGTCGGGGCCTTCGCCTGGGGCGGCATCGCCGACCTGATCGGCCGCAAGAAAGCCTTCAGTCTCACGCTGCTGATGTTCTCGGTGTTCACCGTGGCCGGCGCGGCCTCCCCGGACTACGTGACCTTCTGCGTGTTCCGGTTCCTGGCCGGGATCGGCCTGGGCGGCTGCATCCCGGTGGACTACGCGCTGGTCGGCGAGTTCACCCCGGCCAAGGTCCGCGGCCGGGTGCTCACCGCGCTGGACATCTGGTGGCCGCTGGGCGCCACCCTGTGCGGACTGGTCTCCACCGCGCTGCTGCCGCTGAAGGACTGGCGGTTGCTGCTGCTGGTGATGGTGCTGCCCGCGCTGCTGGTGTTCTGGGTCCGGCTCTCGGTGCCCGAGTCGCCGATGTACCTGGTGCGCCGCGGCCGCGACGCCGAGGCCCGCGCGGTGATCGACCGCCTGGTCGAACGCACCGGAGCCACCCCGCAACCCTGGACCCTGCCGGAGAAACAGGCTGTGCCCACGCTGTCCATGACCAGCATGCTGAGCCAACTCCGGGCGCTGTGGACGCACAGCGCCCGGACCACCTCGGCGATGTGGGCGGTCTTCCTCACCGTCTTCGTGCTCTACTACGGCGCGCTCACCTGGCTGCCCAGCATCCTGCGCGCCCAGGGGTACGGGGACTACGCGGCCTTCATGGTGACCACGCTGATGACCGCGGTCGGCGTCCTGGGGGTGCTGATCTCGGCCTGGCTGGTGGAGACCGTGGGCCGCAAGTGGGTCATCGGCGCCAGCGCGCCGCTCGCCGCGCTGGCGCTGGTGCTCTTCGCCCTGCACCTGGACCTGCCGGGCTATGCCTACCTGTGGATCGGCGCCTACGGCCTGCTGATCCAGGTGACCATTCCCGCGCTCTACGCCTACGTCTCCGAGGTGTACCCGACCGCCTTGCGCGCCAGCGGGTTCGGCTGGGCCTCCACGGTCAGCCGGATCGGCGCCGGGTTCGTGCCGGTGATCTTCGGCTCGCTGCTGTGGCCGCTGCTCGGCCTGCCGCTGACCTTCCTGGTGGTGGGCGCCGCGGTGGCGGTGTCGGTGCTGTGGCTGGCCTTCGCCGCCCCGGAGACCCGCTCCCGCGAACTGGACCGCATCGGCTGA
- a CDS encoding VOC family protein: protein MTTPAPTVWPGLAYTDALAAIRFLTTAFGFTETLVVPGEADGEVQHAELAWPEGGGVMLGTRRDREVCWSPHGSVYVVTATPDEVLARATAAGAELIRDIDDSDYGSRGFTVRDPEGHLWSFGTYPGT from the coding sequence ATGACGACACCAGCTCCCACCGTGTGGCCGGGCCTGGCCTACACCGACGCCCTGGCCGCGATCCGCTTCCTCACCACCGCCTTCGGCTTCACCGAGACCCTGGTCGTGCCTGGGGAGGCCGACGGCGAGGTCCAGCACGCCGAGCTCGCCTGGCCCGAAGGCGGCGGCGTGATGCTCGGCACCCGCCGCGACCGCGAGGTCTGCTGGAGCCCGCACGGCTCGGTCTACGTGGTCACCGCCACACCCGACGAGGTGCTGGCCCGCGCCACCGCGGCCGGGGCCGAGCTCATCCGCGACATCGACGACAGCGACTACGGCTCCCGCGGCTTCACCGTCCGCGACCCCGAGGGCCACCTGTGGAGCTTCGGCACCTACCCGGGGACCTGA
- a CDS encoding helix-turn-helix domain-containing protein, translated as MEEFEQVIGLPPPRLRPLVNRYIGYHVRSAPGVHRGLPSSKLTFIATLSGTVDLRDGPGPARRYPALVGGLHDTPMTVEHDGEQFGVEADLTPLGARALFGLPAGELAGLDVSLLDLLGRPAEELLERLRAAGTWADRFTCFTEVLDRVARPAAIPAPELGWAWRRLTEGPVAVAGLAAEVGWSRQHLRARFTREFGLSPKVLARIVRFQHARALLTPPDRPALAEVAALAGYADQAHLSRDWRAFSGLTPTAWLAAELPFHQDPDQLPPPG; from the coding sequence GTGGAGGAGTTCGAGCAGGTGATCGGGCTGCCGCCGCCCCGGCTGCGCCCGCTGGTCAACCGCTACATCGGCTACCACGTCCGGTCCGCGCCAGGCGTGCACCGCGGCCTGCCCTCCAGCAAGCTCACCTTCATCGCCACCCTCTCCGGCACCGTCGACCTGCGCGACGGGCCCGGCCCGGCCCGCCGCTACCCCGCCCTGGTCGGCGGCCTGCACGACACCCCGATGACCGTGGAGCACGACGGCGAGCAGTTCGGCGTGGAGGCCGACCTCACCCCGCTGGGCGCCCGCGCCCTGTTCGGCCTGCCCGCCGGCGAGCTGGCCGGACTGGACGTGTCCCTGCTCGACCTGCTCGGCCGGCCGGCGGAGGAGCTGCTGGAGCGGCTGCGCGCGGCAGGCACCTGGGCCGACCGGTTCACCTGCTTCACCGAGGTCCTGGACCGGGTGGCCCGCCCCGCCGCGATCCCCGCGCCTGAGCTCGGCTGGGCCTGGCGGCGGCTCACCGAAGGCCCGGTCGCGGTGGCCGGGCTGGCCGCCGAGGTCGGCTGGAGCCGCCAGCACCTGCGCGCCCGCTTCACCCGTGAGTTCGGCCTCAGCCCCAAGGTGCTGGCCAGGATCGTCCGCTTCCAGCACGCCCGCGCCCTGCTCACGCCCCCGGACCGCCCGGCGCTGGCCGAGGTGGCCGCGCTGGCCGGCTACGCCGACCAGGCCCACCTGAGCCGGGACTGGCGGGCCTTCAGCGGCCTGACCCCGACCGCCTGGCTGGCCGCGGAGCTTCCATTCCATCAAGACCCGGACCAGCTGCCCCCGCCAGGCTGA
- a CDS encoding LLM class F420-dependent oxidoreductase, which produces MKVATTLGYWSAGPPADAGEIVRIADELGFESVWTAEAYGSDVLTPLAWWGSQTSRVKLGTGIAQMSARPPTTLAMAAMTLDHLSNGRAVIGIGASNPQVVEGWYGVPYPRPLERTREYIEIMRKVIAREGPVTYAGRHFQLPLEGGSGMGKALKSTLHPFRKDIPIFLAAEGPKNVALAAEIADGWLPLFLSPKTSDEFRVSLEEGFARAGARHTKESFEVVGGPYSIIVNDDVEAAADWLRPVIALYAGGMGAKGLNFHHNVIAKAGWHAECERIQDLYLAGDKQAAIAAVPTAMVEDFAIIGPLSKVREEIQRWKETVITTFSINTLQTQYLPQLAEFVLG; this is translated from the coding sequence ATGAAGGTTGCCACGACATTGGGGTACTGGAGCGCCGGTCCGCCAGCCGACGCCGGGGAGATCGTGCGGATCGCCGACGAGCTGGGCTTCGAGTCGGTGTGGACCGCCGAGGCCTACGGCAGCGACGTGCTCACGCCGCTGGCCTGGTGGGGCTCCCAGACCAGCCGGGTCAAGCTGGGCACCGGGATCGCGCAGATGTCCGCGCGGCCGCCGACCACCCTGGCCATGGCCGCGATGACCCTGGACCACCTGTCCAACGGGCGGGCCGTGATCGGCATCGGCGCGAGCAACCCGCAGGTGGTCGAGGGCTGGTACGGGGTGCCGTACCCGCGGCCGCTGGAGCGGACCAGGGAGTACATCGAGATCATGCGCAAGGTCATCGCCAGGGAGGGGCCGGTGACCTACGCGGGCAGGCACTTCCAGCTGCCCCTGGAGGGTGGCAGCGGGATGGGCAAGGCGCTGAAGTCGACGCTGCACCCGTTCCGCAAGGACATCCCGATCTTCCTGGCCGCGGAGGGGCCGAAGAACGTGGCCCTGGCGGCGGAGATCGCGGACGGCTGGCTGCCGTTGTTCTTGTCCCCCAAGACCAGTGACGAGTTCCGGGTGTCACTGGAGGAGGGGTTCGCTCGGGCGGGGGCGCGGCACACCAAGGAGAGCTTCGAGGTGGTCGGCGGGCCCTACTCGATCATCGTGAACGACGATGTGGAGGCGGCGGCGGACTGGTTGCGGCCGGTCATCGCGCTGTATGCCGGGGGGATGGGGGCCAAGGGGCTCAACTTCCACCACAACGTGATCGCCAAGGCCGGCTGGCACGCGGAGTGCGAGCGCATCCAAGACCTCTATCTGGCCGGGGACAAGCAGGCCGCCATCGCCGCGGTGCCCACCGCCATGGTCGAGGACTTCGCGATCATCGGGCCGCTGTCGAAGGTGCGGGAGGAGATCCAGCGCTGGAAAGAGACGGTGATCACTACCTTCTCGATCAACACGCTGCAGACCCAGTACCTGCCGCAGCTGGCCGAGTTCGTCCTGGGCTGA
- a CDS encoding helix-turn-helix transcriptional regulator: MPEREVPGQRASDGVTAARSAFVERLRYLLEHHPAGPHTPAEVAAGTGLSQSGIYALLSPKANPTVETMATLASFFGVPLGYFVDEQIAERTRAELGLLSRLKDAGAQKVALRSTSPGTMESASLPELLDLIGAAVEQARRLKETDGPRRPDESPTE, translated from the coding sequence GTGCCAGAACGGGAAGTGCCAGGACAGCGGGCGTCCGACGGCGTCACGGCTGCTCGGTCCGCCTTCGTGGAACGGCTGCGCTATCTCCTGGAGCACCATCCCGCCGGGCCGCACACGCCAGCCGAGGTGGCCGCGGGGACCGGGTTGTCGCAGTCCGGGATCTACGCGCTGCTCTCGCCCAAGGCCAACCCCACCGTGGAGACCATGGCGACGCTGGCCTCCTTCTTCGGGGTGCCGCTCGGGTACTTCGTGGACGAGCAGATCGCCGAGCGGACCAGGGCCGAACTGGGGCTGCTCAGCCGGTTGAAGGACGCCGGGGCGCAGAAGGTGGCGTTGCGGTCGACCTCGCCGGGGACCATGGAGTCGGCCTCGCTGCCCGAGCTGCTGGACCTGATCGGCGCCGCGGTCGAGCAGGCCCGCCGGCTGAAGGAGACGGACGGCCCTCGACGGCCGGATGAGTCCCCGACAGAATGA